In a single window of the Natronosalvus caseinilyticus genome:
- a CDS encoding NADPH:quinone reductase, giving the protein MRAVRLDTHGGPDVLEVVDADRPDPESDELLLEVAAAGVNPVDTYFRDGSYEPVSLPFTPGVDVSGTVVETGDGVEGFEPGDRVFGTGIGNATAQGSYAEYATIPTDRVVHLPDGVDAIQAGAAGVVAVTAWRALIDHAALDPAEYCLVHGGSGGVGHAAVQIAAAVSARVLTTASPDYHSALADLGAETVFDYGRDNLADAVLEASDGGVDAILDHRLDEYLQFDADVAATGARVVGIGENSPDPGFTNDGAARSKDVNYQFMSMFNTPDLRVPLRGVAHLLESDNLSIEIAETYGLEAAGEAQRAVMEDSVFGKLVIVP; this is encoded by the coding sequence ATGCGTGCCGTACGACTCGACACCCACGGTGGACCGGACGTCCTCGAAGTAGTCGACGCCGATCGTCCCGACCCGGAGAGCGACGAACTCCTCCTCGAGGTCGCCGCGGCGGGCGTCAACCCCGTCGACACCTACTTCCGGGACGGTTCCTACGAACCCGTCTCCCTGCCGTTTACGCCCGGCGTGGACGTCTCGGGAACCGTCGTCGAGACCGGCGACGGCGTCGAGGGCTTCGAACCCGGCGACCGGGTCTTCGGGACCGGGATCGGCAACGCGACGGCCCAGGGGAGCTACGCCGAGTACGCCACGATTCCGACCGATCGCGTCGTCCACCTGCCCGACGGTGTCGACGCCATCCAGGCGGGCGCGGCCGGCGTCGTCGCCGTCACCGCCTGGCGAGCTCTGATCGATCACGCCGCCCTCGATCCCGCCGAGTACTGCCTCGTCCACGGCGGCTCTGGCGGCGTCGGGCACGCCGCCGTCCAGATCGCCGCCGCGGTGAGCGCCCGCGTCCTCACGACCGCGAGCCCCGACTACCACAGCGCCCTGGCCGACCTCGGTGCCGAGACGGTTTTCGATTACGGCCGGGATAACCTCGCCGACGCCGTCCTCGAGGCCAGCGACGGCGGCGTCGACGCGATTCTCGACCACCGCCTCGACGAGTATCTCCAGTTCGACGCCGACGTGGCAGCGACCGGGGCACGGGTGGTCGGCATCGGGGAGAACAGCCCCGACCCCGGCTTCACGAACGATGGCGCCGCCCGCTCGAAGGACGTCAACTACCAGTTCATGAGTATGTTCAACACGCCCGACCTCCGCGTGCCGCTTCGCGGGGTCGCCCACCTCCTCGAGTCGGACAATCTGTCGATCGAGATCGCCGAGACGTACGGGCTCGAGGCGGCCGGCGAGGCCCAGCGGGCCGTGATGGAAGACAGCGTGTTCGGGAAACTCGTGATCGTGCCGTAA